A region from the Dehalococcoides mccartyi CG5 genome encodes:
- a CDS encoding homoserine dehydrogenase, with protein sequence MEKKYIGVGVIGLGVVAGQVSKVLCEREEFLSAQLGFPLKLKKVKVLPQDMTRPLAKSLPEGVLTTDEDDFFNTPGLDIVVEAIGGEYPAFNLLSRGLKMGKCVVTSNKEVIAKHAPELVKLAKDNNVGLRCEASVGGGIPLISPFQYDLAANHIKGIYAIINGTTNYILTRMAKEGLDFATALKQAQSLGYAEANPSNDIEGTDAVYKLAIMASINFQCVVKPEDIYREGISRLTSRDFCYADELGFNIKLLAITKPGNGQIEARVHPVFLPKDDWLAKVDGVFNAVLVEGDLVGPVLFQGQGAGALATSSAVVADVLAAAQDIHLGVGNRMRWNMDKPLGIKPMSDILTRYYLRMTVTDSPGVLALIAKVLGDHSISISSVIQKETDEKNLTAEIVIMTHPAKEAFVQQALVKLGGLDKVKEINNFVRVGI encoded by the coding sequence ATGGAAAAAAAGTATATAGGGGTAGGAGTTATCGGTCTGGGAGTAGTAGCCGGACAGGTGTCCAAAGTGCTTTGCGAAAGGGAAGAGTTCCTTTCTGCCCAGCTGGGATTTCCCCTGAAACTGAAAAAAGTTAAGGTTCTCCCTCAGGATATGACCCGCCCTTTGGCAAAGTCTTTGCCGGAAGGCGTGCTGACTACTGATGAAGATGACTTTTTTAATACCCCCGGTCTGGATATAGTGGTAGAGGCTATCGGCGGGGAATACCCGGCCTTCAACCTGCTTTCACGCGGGCTGAAAATGGGCAAGTGCGTAGTTACCTCTAATAAAGAGGTTATAGCCAAGCATGCCCCGGAACTGGTCAAACTGGCCAAAGACAATAACGTTGGTCTTCGCTGTGAAGCCAGCGTGGGCGGTGGCATACCCCTTATTTCACCTTTCCAGTATGATCTGGCGGCTAACCATATAAAGGGCATTTACGCCATTATCAACGGGACTACCAACTATATTCTGACCCGTATGGCCAAAGAAGGGCTGGACTTTGCAACTGCTCTTAAACAAGCCCAATCTCTGGGTTATGCCGAAGCTAACCCCTCTAATGACATAGAGGGCACAGATGCCGTGTATAAACTGGCCATTATGGCTTCCATAAACTTCCAGTGCGTGGTAAAGCCGGAAGATATTTACCGCGAAGGCATTTCCCGCCTGACCAGCCGTGATTTCTGCTATGCAGACGAACTTGGGTTTAACATAAAATTGCTGGCTATTACCAAACCCGGCAACGGGCAGATAGAAGCCAGAGTTCACCCTGTGTTTTTACCCAAAGATGATTGGCTGGCAAAGGTGGACGGGGTTTTCAATGCTGTTCTGGTAGAGGGAGATTTGGTTGGGCCGGTTCTCTTTCAGGGGCAGGGGGCGGGGGCTTTGGCCACTTCCAGTGCAGTAGTGGCCGATGTATTGGCCGCCGCTCAGGATATCCACCTTGGGGTGGGCAACCGCATGCGCTGGAATATGGACAAACCGCTTGGCATAAAACCCATGAGTGATATTCTCACCCGTTACTACCTGCGGATGACTGTTACTGATTCGCCGGGTGTGCTGGCTCTTATCGCCAAGGTACTGGGTGACCATAGTATCAGTATTTCGTCTGTAATCCAGAAAGAAACAGACGAGAAAAACCTGACTGCCGAGATAGTTATCATGACTCATCCCGCCAAAGAAGCTTTTGTTCAGCAGGCGCTGGTGAAGTTGGGCGGACTGGATAAGGTTAAGGAAATCAATAATTTTGTTCGGGTGGGTATTTAG